A part of Legionella sp. PATHC035 genomic DNA contains:
- a CDS encoding shikimate kinase — MNQPQRIFIVGHHGAGKGLLAKSVAQLLGWQFIDADFGLESHIGRHVSEILGSLGSETFYDCQFDILSSLCNQKHIVVTTDSSVVLSLKNRQLLHDELTIFLDVSTPVQIDRTARNTTSLLPIPSLSDFFDQLHDERDNLYKEVATLTIHGDDGKLEEHTRCIVKAVVRNEEMLPPKNLKSILEKKDLTMYHKEFHTKVELSEQQAIYLKLLAQGKTAKEIARETHVSYRTVEGMIAKLMESLGCSSSKELIALFHEQP, encoded by the coding sequence ATGAATCAACCTCAACGAATTTTTATTGTTGGTCATCATGGTGCGGGTAAAGGATTATTAGCAAAGTCCGTGGCTCAATTATTAGGGTGGCAATTTATTGATGCAGATTTTGGGTTAGAATCTCATATTGGACGACATGTGTCTGAGATACTCGGAAGCCTTGGGAGTGAGACTTTTTATGATTGTCAGTTCGATATATTAAGTTCTCTTTGCAATCAAAAGCACATTGTTGTGACAACCGATTCCAGTGTTGTTCTGTCTTTAAAAAATCGTCAATTATTGCACGATGAACTGACCATATTTTTGGATGTGAGTACTCCGGTCCAAATCGATCGTACTGCACGAAATACTACAAGTTTATTGCCTATACCAAGTTTGAGCGATTTTTTTGATCAACTACATGATGAGCGAGATAATTTATATAAAGAGGTTGCTACACTCACTATTCATGGTGATGATGGCAAATTAGAAGAGCATACGCGTTGTATTGTGAAGGCTGTGGTGAGGAATGAAGAAATGCTACCTCCAAAAAATCTAAAATCAATTTTGGAGAAAAAAGATTTAACCATGTACCATAAAGAATTCCACACAAAAGTTGAGCTATCTGAACAACAAGCCATATACCTGAAGTTGTTGGCACAAGGTAAAACAGCTAAAGAAATTGCCCGTGAAACTCATGTTTCTTACAGGACAGTTGAAGGAATGATTGCTAAATTAATGGAGTCCTTAGGATGTTCTTCCAGTAAAGAGTTAATTGCTTTATTTCATGAACAACCGTGA
- a CDS encoding GNAT family N-acetyltransferase, which translates to MPNYLHLALKSERLQLIPISLNYAEELCKEFTAEITEHMWPSAPKTQEEINQHISEQQIKMQEGTEIALIILNEENQDFLGYACLHQANTKIPELGIWLKKSAHGFHYGFEAMNLLKTWAETNLAYDYLKYPVVRHNIPSRKLAEKMGGIIQDEYIKTSESGKLLDEVEYRFYGVPMKNTQPHEKTNITENLVRELIAQQFPQWSHLPIQAVKNSGWDNRTFHLGTEMLIRMPSSAEYAGQVEKEQLWLPKLAPHLPFPIPAPLAMGKPNELYPWKWSINHWLPGETAAVINDLSEFAYELALFLKALQSINSMGGPLAGPQSFYRGGDLAVYDSETRKAIKDLKDTIDFRAATEIWEKALSTSWQNPSVWVHGDVSVGNLLLAQGKLSAVIDFGQLAVGDPACDLAIAWTLFEGKSRSIFLETLELDPNTWARGRAWALWKAMMYLVNQQTEMNFEAKRALRTIHEVVEDHKQ; encoded by the coding sequence ATGCCCAACTATCTGCATCTCGCCCTGAAATCCGAACGACTTCAGTTAATCCCTATTTCACTAAACTATGCCGAAGAGTTGTGCAAAGAATTTACCGCTGAAATTACAGAACATATGTGGCCAAGTGCTCCGAAAACTCAAGAAGAAATTAACCAGCATATTTCTGAACAACAAATCAAAATGCAGGAAGGCACTGAAATCGCATTAATCATTTTAAACGAAGAAAACCAAGATTTTTTAGGATATGCCTGCCTGCACCAAGCGAATACGAAAATACCCGAATTAGGTATTTGGTTAAAGAAAAGTGCTCATGGATTTCACTATGGTTTTGAAGCAATGAATTTATTAAAAACATGGGCTGAAACTAATCTTGCTTATGATTATCTAAAATATCCAGTTGTAAGACATAATATTCCAAGTCGCAAACTTGCCGAAAAAATGGGTGGCATCATTCAAGATGAATACATCAAAACAAGTGAATCAGGCAAGTTGCTTGATGAAGTAGAATATCGATTTTATGGTGTACCAATGAAAAATACACAACCCCATGAAAAAACGAATATTACTGAAAATTTAGTGCGCGAGCTCATTGCTCAGCAATTTCCACAGTGGAGTCATCTGCCTATCCAAGCTGTAAAAAATAGCGGTTGGGACAATAGAACTTTTCATTTAGGTACAGAAATGCTTATTCGTATGCCCAGTAGTGCTGAATACGCAGGACAAGTGGAAAAAGAGCAACTCTGGTTGCCCAAATTAGCACCACATCTTCCTTTTCCCATACCCGCCCCTCTTGCGATGGGAAAACCCAATGAACTTTATCCTTGGAAGTGGTCAATTAATCATTGGCTTCCTGGAGAAACGGCAGCGGTTATTAATGATTTGTCTGAGTTTGCATATGAGTTAGCTCTATTTCTTAAGGCACTCCAAAGCATCAATTCAATGGGTGGACCTCTTGCCGGTCCCCAAAGTTTTTATCGTGGCGGTGATTTAGCAGTCTATGATTCAGAGACACGCAAAGCCATCAAAGATTTGAAGGACACTATAGATTTCCGTGCTGCAACAGAAATTTGGGAAAAAGCATTATCCACTTCTTGGCAGAATCCATCAGTATGGGTTCATGGTGATGTGAGTGTTGGCAATTTATTACTTGCCCAAGGAAAATTAAGTGCAGTGATTGATTTTGGCCAACTCGCGGTCGGCGATCCTGCTTGCGATCTCGCTATTGCCTGGACACTATTTGAAGGAAAAAGTCGGAGCATTTTCTTAGAAACACTGGAACTCGACCCAAATACTTGGGCACGAGGACGAGCTTGGGCTTTATGGAAAGCGATGATGTATCTTGTTAACCAACAAACCGAGATGAATTTTGAAGCAAAAAGAGCATTGCGCACGATTCATGAGGTGGTCGAAGACCATAAGCAATGA
- a CDS encoding aminoglycoside phosphotransferase family protein, with protein sequence MKNTHIKWALSTLNELGYQLKTIKPEIILDTAWSEVCRFQTNFGLVYLKKVPSALSLETNVILLLQKQFNAPVPKIIAHNQELHCFLMQDAGIPLHEVFKQEFKPNLLIDMMHHYTMLQINSADKISLFLDLGVPDWCLQQLPKLYQQLLCEEELLIGDGLTREELKQLKRLDGKLRTFCDQLASFKVPDTFGHADFHDKNILVNPNTHQTTLIDLGEVVITHPFFSFVNCLYRATEHLKLPNSQYRKLQEDCFKNWLSIESSAHLFEIIAIIEQCWAIHAVLGEYRLIKSIDPIASTTLRRQGRFSGKLRAWIEQ encoded by the coding sequence ATGAAGAATACTCACATAAAATGGGCGCTTAGTACCCTAAACGAATTAGGGTATCAACTTAAAACCATAAAACCCGAAATAATTCTCGACACAGCTTGGTCAGAAGTGTGTCGCTTTCAAACCAATTTTGGATTAGTTTATTTGAAGAAGGTACCTTCTGCCTTGTCATTAGAAACTAATGTCATTTTGCTATTGCAGAAACAATTCAATGCCCCTGTTCCAAAAATCATAGCTCATAATCAAGAACTTCACTGTTTTTTAATGCAAGATGCTGGCATTCCTTTGCATGAGGTCTTTAAACAGGAATTTAAGCCCAATCTTTTAATTGATATGATGCATCATTACACAATGCTTCAAATAAACTCCGCAGATAAAATAAGCTTGTTTCTTGATTTAGGTGTCCCAGATTGGTGCCTGCAGCAATTGCCAAAACTTTATCAGCAATTACTATGTGAGGAAGAGCTATTGATTGGTGATGGATTAACCCGAGAAGAATTAAAACAATTAAAAAGATTAGATGGTAAATTAAGAACTTTTTGTGACCAATTAGCCAGTTTTAAAGTACCTGATACTTTTGGCCATGCAGATTTTCACGATAAAAATATTTTAGTGAATCCAAATACTCATCAAACCACGCTGATTGATTTAGGAGAAGTTGTTATTACTCATCCATTTTTCTCATTCGTTAATTGCTTGTATCGGGCCACAGAACATTTAAAACTACCAAATAGTCAATATAGGAAATTACAGGAGGATTGTTTTAAAAACTGGCTGTCGATAGAGTCATCTGCCCATTTGTTTGAGATCATTGCAATTATTGAACAATGTTGGGCTATTCATGCGGTGTTGGGCGAATACCGCTTAATTAAAAGCATCGACCCAATCGCATCAACTACACTACGTCGACAAGGCCGATTTTCTGGAAAATTAAGAGCTTGGATAGAGCAATAA
- the queF gene encoding NADPH-dependent 7-cyano-7-deazaguanine reductase QueF (Catalyzes the NADPH-dependent reduction of 7-cyano-7-deazaguanine (preQ0) to 7-aminomethyl-7-deazaguanine (preQ1) in queuosine biosynthesis) yields the protein MSDPVLKKYQAASESELGKKSDYDSTYNPNRLYPISRAGKRQEIGIDPVHPPFVGFDCWNHYEVSWLNAKGKPMVGIGEIFYDCNSPKLIESKSLKLYFNSFNNTKIKSISELENTIKKDLEVRIEAPVLVKIYLLEQAKHYTVSQIPKGECIDHLDVECSVYLVEPSFLSVHDVVVEERLYSDLLKSNCLVTNQPDWGSIQIAYKGKKINREGLLKYLVSFRNHNEFHEQCIERIFVDIMNYCKPEVLTVYGRYTRRGGLDINPYRSTENSAIDRENIRLVRQ from the coding sequence ATGAGCGATCCTGTATTAAAAAAATATCAAGCAGCTAGTGAATCAGAGTTAGGTAAAAAATCAGACTACGATTCCACCTATAATCCCAATCGGCTCTATCCTATCTCCAGAGCGGGTAAGCGGCAAGAAATTGGCATTGATCCTGTTCATCCTCCTTTTGTGGGTTTTGACTGTTGGAATCATTATGAAGTTTCTTGGCTCAACGCAAAAGGAAAACCGATGGTTGGGATTGGTGAAATTTTTTATGATTGTAACTCGCCAAAGCTCATCGAATCCAAGTCATTAAAACTGTATTTTAATTCATTTAATAACACCAAAATAAAAAGTATTAGTGAGTTAGAAAATACGATAAAAAAAGATTTAGAAGTACGTATTGAAGCCCCAGTTTTAGTTAAAATTTATCTTTTGGAGCAAGCAAAACACTACACTGTATCACAAATACCGAAAGGTGAGTGTATCGATCACCTCGATGTTGAATGCTCTGTCTATTTGGTTGAGCCATCATTTCTTAGCGTTCATGATGTGGTTGTGGAAGAACGATTATATTCTGACTTATTAAAATCAAATTGCTTGGTTACGAATCAACCAGATTGGGGAAGCATACAAATTGCTTATAAAGGAAAAAAGATCAATCGAGAAGGCCTATTAAAATACCTTGTTTCTTTTAGAAATCATAACGAGTTTCATGAGCAATGTATTGAGCGAATTTTTGTGGATATTATGAATTATTGCAAACCTGAAGTATTAACAGTCTATGGACGTTATACTCGGCGCGGAGGATTGGATATTAACCCTTATCGCTCCACAGAAAATAGTGCCATTGATAGAGAAAATATCCGATTAGTCCGGCAGTAA
- a CDS encoding DNA adenine methylase: MNSNSIQLTQNHGGPLHYLGNRYLTLPDLTGHMSPDTSWLNEHFSVLLANNKGQKYKKAIEPFAGSASWSMAAMEVGLAEEYIINDSNKILVNTLQLIRDNPALIKASYAALIEKYNLSISKKDFFLEVIENYNQATEPEEKSLMLPFIINHSWGGILFYDKELNIIYREGELFEGKNANRFLEHANLSLELFLSEVDRVSNLLNANQVSFRSGDFMEVISSAVPGDFVALNPPYPENEHSTVEKAGMYVELYSPEKMHQNLVQIIQHLERQGIHYYMTYGFYNPKFKNYVLTNENQQPINYFRVLGYEHCAFGIGLDQMYFTSQFSIPKGINIFKAEEVLGTQDITPEEALEQFKLLSKKCFAVIYRAFIKPGLEMEYQKAWHQVASYFVQYRGALGSCLHKTNDGMWLAYSRWPDKATRDASWPNDNAPSEMLPNEIKKAVITIQESIDQTQKLPEITMEVVNDLLYSN, translated from the coding sequence ATGAACTCAAATTCTATTCAATTAACTCAAAATCATGGAGGGCCGCTCCATTATCTCGGAAATAGGTACCTTACTCTTCCCGATTTGACAGGGCATATGTCCCCTGACACTAGCTGGTTGAATGAACATTTCTCTGTATTATTGGCAAATAATAAGGGCCAAAAATACAAGAAAGCCATTGAGCCTTTTGCTGGTTCTGCTTCCTGGAGCATGGCCGCAATGGAAGTTGGCCTTGCAGAAGAATATATTATCAATGACAGCAATAAAATTCTGGTTAATACACTTCAATTAATAAGAGACAATCCTGCTCTTATCAAAGCTTCTTATGCTGCCTTAATAGAAAAATATAATCTTTCCATATCAAAGAAAGATTTTTTTCTTGAGGTGATTGAGAATTACAATCAAGCAACTGAGCCTGAAGAAAAATCTTTGATGCTTCCTTTTATCATCAATCATTCATGGGGCGGAATCCTTTTTTATGATAAGGAATTGAATATTATCTATCGCGAAGGTGAATTATTTGAAGGAAAAAACGCCAATCGATTTCTTGAACATGCGAATTTGTCGTTGGAGCTGTTCTTGAGTGAAGTTGACCGTGTATCTAACCTACTTAATGCGAATCAGGTTTCATTCAGAAGTGGCGATTTTATGGAGGTAATTTCTAGCGCGGTACCTGGTGATTTTGTGGCGCTGAATCCTCCTTATCCCGAGAATGAACACTCAACGGTTGAAAAGGCTGGGATGTATGTTGAACTTTATTCGCCTGAAAAAATGCACCAGAATTTGGTTCAAATCATTCAACATCTTGAAAGGCAAGGTATTCATTATTACATGACTTATGGATTTTATAATCCCAAATTCAAAAACTATGTCTTAACTAATGAAAACCAACAACCAATTAATTACTTTCGTGTTCTAGGCTATGAGCATTGTGCTTTTGGAATAGGCCTTGATCAAATGTATTTTACTTCTCAATTTTCAATACCCAAAGGGATAAACATATTCAAAGCAGAAGAGGTTTTAGGAACCCAGGATATAACACCTGAAGAAGCGCTAGAACAATTTAAGCTGCTTTCCAAAAAATGTTTTGCTGTTATTTACCGAGCTTTTATTAAGCCTGGGCTTGAGATGGAGTATCAAAAGGCCTGGCATCAGGTCGCTTCCTATTTTGTGCAATATCGCGGTGCGTTAGGTTCTTGCCTGCATAAAACTAACGATGGTATGTGGCTTGCCTATTCTCGTTGGCCTGATAAAGCGACTCGAGATGCTTCTTGGCCAAACGACAATGCACCATCTGAGATGTTACCCAATGAAATTAAAAAAGCAGTTATAACCATTCAAGAGAGTATTGATCAAACACAAAAACTACCCGAAATTACTATGGAAGTTGTCAATGATTTATTGTATTCAAACTAA
- a CDS encoding GNAT family N-acetyltransferase → MNQSQMNYQLELVIDPKLLEQQDKIIRDGIVNFNAPFTGTKPERYSIYVKGKEGNIIGGAIVYAHKNSIYVDVLWVNDEYRGLGIGAELLRSVEAEAIKRGIPASTLDTFSFQAEGFYLKQGYQHLGTIHNYLEGHDRIYLRKQL, encoded by the coding sequence ATGAATCAATCGCAAATGAATTACCAACTAGAGCTTGTTATAGACCCCAAGCTACTAGAACAGCAAGATAAAATTATTCGTGATGGGATAGTAAATTTTAATGCTCCTTTTACGGGAACCAAACCAGAGCGTTACTCAATCTATGTGAAAGGTAAGGAGGGTAATATTATTGGCGGAGCTATTGTGTATGCTCATAAAAACTCAATATACGTTGACGTCCTCTGGGTTAATGACGAATACCGTGGTCTTGGTATCGGTGCTGAGCTATTACGCAGCGTTGAAGCCGAAGCAATTAAACGAGGAATTCCAGCATCAACATTAGATACTTTTTCTTTTCAGGCAGAAGGATTTTATTTAAAACAAGGCTATCAGCATTTAGGAACAATTCACAATTATTTAGAAGGGCATGATCGAATCTATTTGAGGAAACAATTGTAG
- a CDS encoding SDR family oxidoreductase has translation MTNINNNKAALVTGASHGIGLELAKILLGDGWVVYGTGRDVSSLADTKALFPRFVPIQSDFTRNSDIEEVATIINESGIPLHLLVQNAGMKSPPRPLTEYDCDSIDEVFQVNLLAPMKLTALLALGMPEKSRILFVTSRAATLKLKESSTYCASKAGLDEVTAIVRKELAEKNIGVSCVIPGEVDTRIQKILRETTSFHLHKMFDEAYQSGQLISPETCAEFLKWFLCDLSFDEFKQSNMPVSIYEEWHHPFWLRDRNQLPPFPF, from the coding sequence ATGACGAACATCAACAATAATAAAGCTGCATTAGTGACCGGAGCCAGCCATGGAATTGGTCTTGAACTCGCTAAAATTCTTTTAGGTGACGGTTGGGTTGTCTATGGAACAGGGCGGGATGTGAGCAGCTTAGCGGATACTAAAGCGCTATTTCCTCGTTTTGTTCCAATTCAATCGGATTTTACCCGCAATAGTGATATTGAAGAGGTTGCAACAATTATTAATGAGTCTGGAATACCACTTCATCTTTTAGTTCAAAATGCAGGAATGAAAAGCCCGCCACGTCCATTAACTGAATACGATTGTGACAGTATTGATGAAGTGTTTCAGGTTAATTTATTAGCTCCAATGAAACTAACGGCACTCCTTGCGTTAGGGATGCCTGAGAAGTCTCGGATTTTATTTGTTACATCAAGAGCAGCCACTTTGAAACTTAAGGAAAGTTCAACATACTGTGCCAGTAAAGCGGGTTTGGATGAAGTAACCGCTATTGTGAGAAAAGAGTTAGCCGAGAAAAATATCGGCGTGTCTTGTGTTATTCCGGGGGAAGTGGATACAAGAATTCAAAAAATCTTAAGAGAAACAACTTCATTTCATTTACATAAAATGTTTGATGAGGCATATCAGTCCGGTCAATTAATTAGTCCAGAAACTTGCGCGGAATTCCTTAAATGGTTTCTTTGCGACTTATCTTTTGATGAATTCAAGCAAAGTAATATGCCTGTTTCCATCTATGAAGAATGGCATCATCCATTCTGGCTTAGAGATAGGAATCAGCTACCTCCTTTTCCTTTCTAA
- a CDS encoding aminoglycoside phosphotransferase family protein has protein sequence MNKNQLETICKKLKMKQPCDLPQRVYGGLLHKMWYLECNGSQFAVKQLNKRIQLTEEVKSQYELTEDIAFQFSQRTIPAVHALKLENNYLILSEDEAFLVYPWIIAKALDKDAISEAHALKIATFLAKIHQINLNVPQLSAQEFDIHPNEKISLLIDQSACQNLVFKDQLKSNQRIIIELNDLYQKAIPILQSSSVVSHGDLDQKNVLWDKNDAPFLIDWESARKLNPTYEIVNCALDWSGITTPLFHKPLFIKMLKTYASSGITINHDHLEAAFYGVLGNWINWLVYNIERSFSSDKEQQDIGIEQVLQVLPTIIQVKVSITELTQLVTRELRINC, from the coding sequence GTGAATAAAAATCAACTGGAAACAATCTGTAAAAAATTAAAGATGAAGCAACCTTGCGACTTGCCTCAAAGAGTTTACGGGGGTCTTTTACATAAAATGTGGTATTTGGAATGCAATGGCTCGCAATTTGCTGTAAAACAGCTCAATAAAAGGATTCAGTTAACTGAAGAAGTTAAATCCCAATATGAATTGACAGAAGATATAGCCTTCCAATTTTCCCAGCGTACTATTCCCGCAGTTCATGCTTTAAAATTAGAAAATAATTACTTAATCCTTTCGGAAGATGAGGCTTTTCTTGTTTATCCTTGGATAATAGCAAAAGCATTGGATAAAGACGCTATATCTGAGGCGCATGCACTTAAAATAGCCACTTTCTTGGCTAAAATTCATCAGATTAATCTTAATGTTCCCCAGCTGAGCGCTCAAGAATTTGATATTCATCCTAATGAAAAAATTAGTCTGTTAATAGACCAGTCAGCATGCCAAAATTTGGTGTTTAAGGATCAATTAAAAAGTAATCAACGGATTATAATTGAGCTTAACGACCTCTATCAAAAAGCAATACCTATTCTACAAAGTAGCAGTGTAGTAAGCCATGGTGATCTCGATCAGAAAAATGTTCTATGGGATAAAAATGATGCTCCGTTTCTTATCGATTGGGAATCTGCGCGAAAACTTAATCCCACTTATGAAATAGTCAATTGTGCTCTTGATTGGAGTGGAATTACTACTCCACTGTTTCATAAGCCTTTATTTATAAAAATGTTAAAGACATACGCATCTTCTGGAATAACAATAAATCACGATCATTTGGAAGCAGCCTTTTATGGTGTTCTGGGCAATTGGATCAATTGGTTGGTGTATAATATAGAGCGTTCTTTTAGCTCTGATAAAGAGCAGCAGGATATTGGTATTGAGCAGGTTCTTCAGGTTTTGCCTACTATTATTCAAGTCAAAGTGAGTATTACTGAATTAACTCAATTAGTAACACGTGAATTAAGAATAAACTGTTAA
- the ltrA gene encoding group II intron reverse transcriptase/maturase → MTAAALLTGASSTSATWDSINWKNTEAEVHRLQMRIAKAISEGRHGKVKALQWLLTHSFQAKLLAVKRVVQNKGGKTPGVDKVIWKTPQQKIDAALSLTRRGYKTQPLKRIYIPKKDGRQRPLSIPTMKCRAMQGLHLLALTPIAEFYADKNSYGFRPKRSTADAIEACFNALARKCSAQWILEADIKSCFDKISHDWLRENIPMDKEILSKWLSAGYIDDGLFHQTELGTPQGGLASPTLLVLTLSGLEQAVHSAINKRTDKVNLSIYADDFIVTGVSQEILQMKVKPVVESFLKERGLELSQEKTKITHIDDGFDFLGTNIRKYKGKCIIKPSKKSVKSFLTVIRETIKSNATAKTENLIHLLNPKISGWANYFRHSCAKETFSYVDHHIYKALWSWSCRRHPGKSSSWIQRKYFRSQGLRNWIFFAKTAKADDTNISVDLFSASSVVIKRHIKIKAEATPYDSCFTEYFSKRDRRSRQGGAKQTLTTKTSSKGHVMAGSTEVGL, encoded by the coding sequence ATGACGGCAGCAGCATTGCTGACTGGTGCATCCTCAACGTCAGCCACATGGGATTCCATCAATTGGAAAAACACTGAGGCCGAAGTACATCGACTACAAATGCGTATCGCGAAAGCTATTAGCGAAGGTCGTCATGGCAAAGTCAAAGCATTGCAATGGCTTCTGACGCACTCGTTCCAAGCCAAGCTCTTGGCAGTAAAACGAGTTGTACAAAACAAAGGGGGTAAGACCCCTGGAGTTGATAAAGTCATTTGGAAAACACCACAACAGAAGATAGATGCAGCACTGTCATTGACTCGGAGGGGCTATAAAACCCAACCGCTCAAACGGATTTATATCCCCAAAAAGGATGGCCGACAGAGGCCGCTTTCAATCCCAACTATGAAATGCCGGGCAATGCAAGGATTACACTTACTTGCACTGACCCCCATAGCAGAATTCTACGCGGACAAAAACAGCTATGGGTTTCGCCCAAAGCGATCCACAGCGGATGCAATCGAAGCCTGCTTCAATGCATTGGCTAGGAAATGTTCAGCTCAATGGATTCTTGAAGCGGATATTAAATCATGTTTTGACAAAATTTCCCATGACTGGCTACGGGAAAATATCCCGATGGATAAAGAAATTTTGAGCAAATGGCTGTCAGCTGGTTATATCGACGATGGCCTCTTTCATCAAACAGAATTGGGCACACCACAAGGAGGGCTCGCTAGTCCGACACTTTTGGTTCTAACGCTCAGCGGACTGGAACAAGCAGTACACTCTGCCATAAACAAACGCACTGACAAGGTCAATCTCAGTATCTACGCGGACGACTTTATCGTAACGGGCGTTTCGCAAGAAATACTGCAAATGAAAGTAAAACCAGTGGTGGAGTCTTTCCTGAAAGAGCGTGGACTGGAACTCTCGCAAGAGAAAACCAAAATCACGCACATTGATGATGGATTTGACTTTCTCGGTACTAATATTCGCAAATATAAGGGTAAATGCATCATCAAACCCTCGAAAAAGAGTGTCAAAAGCTTTTTAACGGTTATCAGAGAAACCATCAAATCAAATGCAACGGCTAAGACAGAAAACTTAATCCATCTGCTGAATCCAAAAATTAGCGGCTGGGCTAATTATTTTCGACATAGCTGCGCAAAAGAGACGTTTAGCTATGTAGATCATCACATCTACAAAGCATTGTGGAGTTGGTCTTGTCGCCGACATCCGGGAAAAAGCAGTTCATGGATACAAAGGAAGTACTTTCGAAGTCAAGGGTTAAGAAACTGGATTTTCTTCGCCAAAACTGCAAAAGCGGATGACACTAACATCAGTGTAGACTTGTTCTCAGCAAGCTCTGTTGTCATCAAACGGCATATTAAAATCAAAGCCGAAGCTACACCATACGATTCATGCTTCACGGAGTACTTCAGCAAACGGGATCGTCGATCACGACAGGGAGGCGCGAAACAGACACTGACGACCAAGACCTCATCCAAAGGACACGTAATGGCTGGGTCAACCGAAGTTGGCTTATGA
- a CDS encoding GNAT family N-acetyltransferase, translating into MTLKLSFLENPDPDDVQILTNGIKAYAKQQRGFESLDFFACFIRDADNSIVGGCSGGTLYGGLHVDNLWVSESIRHQGWGTKLMQAALRYGNEKGCAFATVNTMDWEAIEFYKKLGFKLEFERHGFQKNSIFYFLRKEFQETRDIGLLNDDSVSSLSQKPKLPVSESVVSEEVVSISNASHFKWGQDCDGWWLKNNGQFSVIYETMPSGSCEIKHYHRETEQFFYCLQGQLVIEFEDYEQVLQEQEGISIKAGVAHQVKNCSGNLVSFLVISSPNLSGDRVNLEF; encoded by the coding sequence ATGACTTTAAAATTATCGTTTTTAGAAAATCCAGATCCTGATGATGTTCAAATATTAACAAATGGGATTAAGGCATATGCCAAACAACAAAGGGGCTTCGAGTCTTTAGATTTTTTTGCTTGCTTTATTCGAGATGCAGACAATAGCATTGTGGGTGGTTGTAGTGGTGGAACGCTCTATGGAGGTCTTCATGTCGATAATCTTTGGGTGAGTGAGTCCATCAGACATCAAGGATGGGGAACAAAGCTCATGCAAGCGGCATTGAGGTATGGCAATGAAAAAGGTTGTGCTTTTGCAACAGTCAACACCATGGATTGGGAAGCAATAGAATTTTATAAAAAATTAGGATTCAAACTTGAATTTGAGCGGCATGGGTTTCAAAAAAATTCTATTTTTTATTTTTTGCGCAAAGAATTTCAGGAAACAAGAGACATCGGACTCTTAAATGATGATTCAGTCTCAAGCTTAAGTCAAAAACCAAAATTACCTGTATCAGAGTCTGTAGTGAGCGAAGAGGTTGTCTCAATAAGTAATGCCTCTCATTTTAAGTGGGGACAGGATTGTGATGGCTGGTGGTTAAAAAATAATGGTCAGTTTAGTGTTATTTATGAAACGATGCCCTCAGGAAGTTGTGAGATAAAGCACTATCATCGGGAAACAGAGCAATTTTTTTATTGTTTACAGGGACAATTGGTTATTGAGTTTGAAGATTATGAACAAGTGTTGCAGGAACAGGAAGGAATAAGTATTAAAGCAGGGGTAGCTCATCAAGTGAAAAACTGTTCCGGAAATTTGGTTTCTTTTTTGGTGATTTCATCTCCTAATCTATCAGGGGATAGAGTGAACCTGGAGTTCTAA
- a CDS encoding cupin, which produces MKTQKGIPKEYQHTSPAGAEVRLLMNNHLGGMAHCTLKAGTISKAVRHKTVSEFWHVLSGEGAIWRKLNDEESITPLTPGVSIDIPLGAHFQYRSDAADLVFICVTMPPWSGSNEASYVEHGAWLPTVE; this is translated from the coding sequence ATGAAAACACAAAAAGGAATACCTAAAGAATATCAGCACACTTCACCAGCAGGAGCTGAAGTACGATTGCTGATGAATAACCATTTAGGTGGAATGGCTCACTGTACTTTAAAGGCAGGAACAATTTCCAAAGCGGTTCGGCATAAAACTGTATCTGAATTTTGGCATGTTCTTTCTGGGGAAGGAGCTATTTGGCGTAAGTTGAACGATGAAGAGAGTATTACTCCTTTAACACCTGGAGTCAGCATTGATATTCCCTTGGGAGCACATTTTCAATACCGAAGTGATGCAGCAGACTTAGTGTTTATTTGCGTTACTATGCCACCATGGTCAGGCAGTAATGAGGCAAGCTATGTTGAGCATGGTGCCTGGCTTCCTACAGTGGAATAA